The Coffea arabica cultivar ET-39 chromosome 4e, Coffea Arabica ET-39 HiFi, whole genome shotgun sequence genome includes a window with the following:
- the LOC140005487 gene encoding uncharacterized protein translates to MWGVTYDPFKIEEKVGSVTYKLKLPAGTKLHHVFHVSLIKKKLGPIQNNSPKLPELDTQDQCPLQPEAILKRRVILRDEKPIIQFLIKWNHLDYEEASWEDK, encoded by the coding sequence atgtggggcgtcacatatGATCCTTTCAAGATAGAGGAAAAGGTTGGATCAGTAACATATAAGCTGAAGTTACCAGCAGGCACAAAATTGCACCATGTGTTCCATGTGTCATTAATAAAGAAGAAATTGGGGCCAATTCAAAACAATTCACCTAAGCTACCAGAGTTAGACACACAGGATCAGTGTCCATTGCAGCCAGAAGCAATCTTGAAGAGAAGAGTTATTCTGCGAGATGAGAAGCCTATTATTCAATTCTTGATCAAGTGGAATCATTTGGACTATGAAGAAGCATCTTGGGAGGACAAATAA